A genomic window from Pagrus major chromosome 23, Pma_NU_1.0 includes:
- the fscn2a gene encoding fascin-2a, producing MPPNGINRALKLQFGLINYENRYLTAEAFGFKVNASGISMKKKQIWTLEQDEQDSQVVFLRSHLGRYLASDKDGKITCGAEKPDPECRFLIVPQSDGRWALQSEPFLRYFGGSADYLSCFAQAIGEQELWAVHLALHPQASLLSVARKRYAHLSASDGEISVDSNIPWGVDSLVTLVYLDGKYSLKTCDSRFLSNDGKLVKENTNTTSFTLELKSGKLAFKDCDGKYLTPIGPTGTLRSGRCSKPGKDELFDLEESHPQVVFQAANKRFVSVKQGVSISANQDVETDMETFQMEIDKESKKSMFRTNGGSYWTLVTHGEIQSTATEVEVNTMFDIEWRGQRVALKASNGKYVCTKKNGQLSAVSDAVGDNELFLMKLINRPMLILSGENGFVCHHKNSNTLDANRSVYDIFSLIFNDGAYNIKSVNGKFWYVSSSGLVCSDGDKPEDFFLEFLEHGRIAIKGSNGKYLRGDQGGTLMGDGTTVDVSALWEY from the exons ATGCCCCCAAACGGAATTAACAGGGCCCTGAAGCTGCAGTTTGGCCTCATCAACTACGAGAACCGCTACCTGACGGCTGAGGCATTCGGCTTCAAGGTGAACGCCTCCGGCATCAgcatgaagaagaaacagatcTGGACCTTAGAGCAGGATGAGCAAGATAGCCAGGTAGTGTTCCTCCGCAGCCACCTGGGACGCTATCTGGCCTCTGACAAAGATGGGAAGATCACATGTGGGGCAGAGAAGCCTGACCCTGAATGCCGTTTCCTTATTGTGCCCCAATCTGATGGTCGCTGGGCACTTCAATCAGAGCCTTTCCTGCGTTACTTTGGAGGCTCGGCTGACTACCTGTCCTGCTTTGCTCAAGCCATTGGGGAGCAAGAGCTGTGGGCCGTCCACTTGGCTTTACACCCACAGGCCAGCCTGCTGAGTGTGGCACGTAAGCGCTATGCCCATCTGTCTGCTTCAGATGGAGAAATCTCAGTGGACAGCAACATTCCCTGGGGGGTGGACTCCCTTGTCACCTTGGTATACCTGGACGGCAAGTACAGCCTGAAGACCTGTGACAGCCGTTTCCTCAGCAATGATGGCAAACTGGTGAAGGAGAACACCAACACTACCAGCTTCACATTGGAGCTGAAGTCTGGCAAGCTGGCCTTTAAGGACTGTGATGGGAAATATCTGACACCGATTGGTCCCACGGGAACGCTGCGATCTGGCCGATGCTCCAAGCCTGGAAAAGATGAGCTGTTTGATCTAGAGGAGAGTCATCCACAAGTAGTTTTTCAAGCCGCCAATAAAAGATTTGTCTCGGTCAAGCAAG GAGTGAGtatttcagccaatcaggatgtGGAGACAGACATGGAGACCTTCCAGATGGAGATTGATAAGGAGAGCAAAAAGTCTATGTTCAGGACCAATGGAGGATCCTACTGGACTCTCGTGACTCACGGAGAGATCCAGTCCACTGCCACGGAAGT AGAGGTCAACACAATGTTTGACATTGAGTGGCGAGGGCAGAGGGTGGCACTCAAAGCAAGTAATGGAAAGTATGTATGTACGAAGAAGAATGGGCAGCTCTCAGCCGTCAGCGATGCAGTGG GTGATAATGAATTATTCCTGATGAAACTCATCAACCGCCCGATGCTGATCCTTAGTGGCGAGAACGGCTTTGTGTGCCACCACAAGAACTCCAACACTCTGGACGCAAATCGATCCGTCTATGACATTTTCTCACTGATCTTCAATGATGGCGCCTACAACataaaaa GCGTGAATGGAAAGTTCTGGTACGTCTCTAGCAGTGGCCTCGTGTGCTCAGATGGAGATAAGCCAGAGGACTTTTTCCTTGAGTTCCTGGAACATGGACGCATCGCCATCAAGGGCTCCAATGGCAAGTACCTTCGTGGAGACCAGGGAGGTACACTTATGGGCGATGGTACAACCGTTGATGTATCTGCTCTTTGGGAGTACTGA
- the LOC141020251 gene encoding transmembrane protein 235: MRYGLVVLTAGFTGLLSFSLLAVAIGTDYWYIIDDNTADHKGPDDLSSHSGLWRIIEGANSSSVIPSFTANLTSLSQTDRHLLGLHRVVVIMLPLSLVLLVFGWIFGLVSSLASSPNLLAGSASYVLFCSLFTLTGLCIYIKYSNQAMEDFERFVPPENLADVDVSYGWSLAAAWVSYSLEVTTGLLLMLAARITQMKGHYESGVAIAML, from the exons ATGAGGTACGGCTTGGTGGTGCTCACTGCTGGGTTTACAGGTTTGCTCAGTTTTAGCCTCCTGGCTGTGGCGATTGGGACCGATTATTGGTACATCATCGATGACAATACAGCCGACCACAAAGGTCCGGACGACCTGAGTTCACATTCTGGACTGTGGAGGATTATTGAGG GCGCGAACAGCAGCTCAGTCATCCCTTCTTTCACAGCAAATTTGACCAGCCTGTCGCAGACGGACAGGCACCTTCTCG gctTGCACAGGGTGGTGGTCATCATGTTGCCTCTCAGCCTGGTCCTCCTGGTGTTCGGCTGGATCTTTGGACTCGTCAGTTCGTTGGCCAGCAGTCCAAACTTGCTGGCTGGATCAGCATCTTACGTTCTCTTCTGCA GTCTCTTCACCTTAACTGGGCTATGCATCTACATCAAATACTCCAACCAGGCCATGGAGGACTTTGAGCGGTTCGTGCCCCCGGAGAACCTCGCCGATGTGGACGTGTCCTACGGCTGGTCCTTGGCTGCAGCTTGGGTCTCCTACAGCCTGGAGGTGACCACTGGCCTGCTGCTCATGCTGGCTGCCAGAATAACTCAGATGAAGGGACACTATGAGTCTGGTGTAGCCATCGCCATGTTATag